In Cygnus atratus isolate AKBS03 ecotype Queensland, Australia chromosome 5, CAtr_DNAZoo_HiC_assembly, whole genome shotgun sequence, a single window of DNA contains:
- the SPATA7 gene encoding spermatogenesis-associated protein 7 isoform X1, with protein MGVGMESGGGSRRGRVDEYPAVVIPRCGPASPFKGQLSTKSNAFCIDSTRSLTNQYLIRDHMMFHYNRILSAKAAVDCSAPRSRLTSIKLADQQRRERLKKKIARCEKEMSVGKNASRSSSRESGRLLSTSFGQSPLEAEDKDSLFPSVQHARYLSRALSPYGEHGLVHSSPVKHTRKHSRNTSNTSNSNSSVSTSSTPRKHSGVSSSCSSNSFVSIGRSQRHQDRNSKVYSGDLLDRHSELFTGSRKPFTPRTLISDAKSVLSEYRYYTPAQRKRKNRCKRHVEAETQTDVISFPTADKASGRKVLTEQQRMTVKAGDNRYDVDEPERGIAAFPYSFLRETLLYSEQPSARTNIEAEEDDLLYLTFIEDVTNEILNLGLFSNRVLEQLFECHIEENKNRLDESKMRHLLDVLKADLSCSTEEVQTDWEAVDSLDLEEFNVMEEPELTSKSQRQRKATESEEFRTTMDLLLKEPSTCELPVCSENSKETRSKDDFLEDVAETKNAEAESHSYVKSEDPDTSPSCEATLNLITCDSDLEANKELDDLEENFAEVLQISHDYS; from the exons ATGGGCGTCGGGATGgagagcggcggcggcagcaggcGGGGCCGAG TGGATGAATACCCAGCTGTGGTCATTCCCAGATGTGGTCCAGCAAGTCCATTTAAAGGACAGTTAAGTACTAAGAGTAATG CTTTCTGTATTGATTCCACACGAAGTCTTACTAACCAGTACCTGATCAGAGATCACATGATGTTTCATTATAACAGAATCCTTTCAGCCAAAG cagctgtaGACTGTTCAGCACCCAGAAGTAGGCTGACCAGCATCAAAC TTGCTGAccagcagagaagagagagactgaaaaagaagataGCCAggtgtgaaaaagaaatgagtgtGGGCAAAAATGCCTCACGATCCAGCTCAAGAGAGAGTGGAAGGCTGCTGTCAACCTCTTTTGGACAg agtCCCTTGGAAGCAGAAGACAAAGACAGTCTGTTCCCCTCTGTTCAGCATGCACGGTACCTGTCAAGAGCACTGTCACCTTACGGCGAGCATGGCTTGGTTCACTCCAGTCCAGTAAAACATACCAGAAAACATTCTCGGAATACATCTAACACATCTAACTCAAACTCAAGTGTCAGTACATCGAGTACACCAAGAAAACACTCCGGAGTTTCAAGCAGTTGCTCTTCTAATAGTTTTGTGAGCATTGGTCGTTCCCAGAGGCATCAGGATAGGAACTCCAAAGTATACAGTGGGGATCTTCTAGACAGGCACTCTGAATTATTTACTGGAAGCCGAAAACCTTTTACTCCACGCACCTTAATATCAGATGCTAAATCCGTCCTGTCAGAGTACAGGTATTACACTCCtgctcaaaggaaaaggaaaaaccgCTGCAAGCGGCATGTGGAAGCTGAAACACAGACTGATGTGATCAG CTTTCCAACTGCAGACAAAGCATCTGGGAGAAAAGTTCTGACTGAACAGCAGAGGATGACAGTGAAG GCTGGAGATAACAGATACGATGTGGATGAGCCTGAGAGAGGAATAGCTGCTTTTCCATACTCCTTCCTAAG AGAGACATTGCTGTATTCTGAGCAGCCATCTGCAAGGACGAATATCGAGGCCGA aGAAGATGACCTTTTATATTTAACTTTCATTGAAGATGTAACAAATGAAATTCTTAACCTTGGGCTGTTTTCTAACAG agTTCTGGAACAATTGTTTGAGTGTCatatagaagaaaacaagaaccgTTTGGATGAG AGCAAGATGCGGCACCTGTTGGATGTGCTTAAAGCAGACCTCAGCTGCAGCACTGAGGAAGTCCAGACGGACTGGGAAGCCGTGGACTCGCTGGACCTGGAAGAGTTTAATGTGATGGAAGAGCCTGAGTTGACTAGTAAAAGTCAGAGGCAAAGGAAAGCTACAGAAAGTGAAGAATTCCGTACAACCATGGATTTATTACTAAAGGAACCAAGCACATGCGAATTGCCAGTATGCAGTGAAAATTCAAAGGAGACACGGAGTAAGGATGACTTTTTGGAAGATGTTGCTGAAACGAAGAACGCTGAGGCAGAGTCTCACTCTTACGTGAAATCTGAAGACCCAGACACTTCACCCTCATGTGAGGCAACTTTAAACTTGATTACTTGTGACAGTGATTTGGAAGCCAATAAggaacttgatgatcttgaggAAAACTTTGCAGAGGTCCTTCAGATCTCACATGACTACTCCTAA
- the SPATA7 gene encoding spermatogenesis-associated protein 7 isoform X3 — MGVGMESGGGSRRGRVDEYPAVVIPRCGPASPFKGQLSTKSNAFCIDSTRSLTNQYLIRDHMMFHYNRILSAKAAVDCSAPRSRLTSIKLADQQRRERLKKKIARCEKEMSVGKNASRSSSRESGRLLSTSFGQSPLEAEDKDSLFPSVQHARYLSRALSPYGEHGLVHSSPVKHTRKHSRNTSNTSNSNSSVSTSSTPRKHSGVSSSCSSNSFVSIGRSQRHQDRNSKVYSGDLLDRHSELFTGSRKPFTPRTLISDAKSVLSEYRYYTPAQRKRKNRCKRHVEAETQTDVISFPTADKASGRKVLTEQQRMTVKAGDNRYDVDEPERGIAAFPYSFLREDDLLYLTFIEDVTNEILNLGLFSNRVLEQLFECHIEENKNRLDESKMRHLLDVLKADLSCSTEEVQTDWEAVDSLDLEEFNVMEEPELTSKSQRQRKATESEEFRTTMDLLLKEPSTCELPVCSENSKETRSKDDFLEDVAETKNAEAESHSYVKSEDPDTSPSCEATLNLITCDSDLEANKELDDLEENFAEVLQISHDYS; from the exons ATGGGCGTCGGGATGgagagcggcggcggcagcaggcGGGGCCGAG TGGATGAATACCCAGCTGTGGTCATTCCCAGATGTGGTCCAGCAAGTCCATTTAAAGGACAGTTAAGTACTAAGAGTAATG CTTTCTGTATTGATTCCACACGAAGTCTTACTAACCAGTACCTGATCAGAGATCACATGATGTTTCATTATAACAGAATCCTTTCAGCCAAAG cagctgtaGACTGTTCAGCACCCAGAAGTAGGCTGACCAGCATCAAAC TTGCTGAccagcagagaagagagagactgaaaaagaagataGCCAggtgtgaaaaagaaatgagtgtGGGCAAAAATGCCTCACGATCCAGCTCAAGAGAGAGTGGAAGGCTGCTGTCAACCTCTTTTGGACAg agtCCCTTGGAAGCAGAAGACAAAGACAGTCTGTTCCCCTCTGTTCAGCATGCACGGTACCTGTCAAGAGCACTGTCACCTTACGGCGAGCATGGCTTGGTTCACTCCAGTCCAGTAAAACATACCAGAAAACATTCTCGGAATACATCTAACACATCTAACTCAAACTCAAGTGTCAGTACATCGAGTACACCAAGAAAACACTCCGGAGTTTCAAGCAGTTGCTCTTCTAATAGTTTTGTGAGCATTGGTCGTTCCCAGAGGCATCAGGATAGGAACTCCAAAGTATACAGTGGGGATCTTCTAGACAGGCACTCTGAATTATTTACTGGAAGCCGAAAACCTTTTACTCCACGCACCTTAATATCAGATGCTAAATCCGTCCTGTCAGAGTACAGGTATTACACTCCtgctcaaaggaaaaggaaaaaccgCTGCAAGCGGCATGTGGAAGCTGAAACACAGACTGATGTGATCAG CTTTCCAACTGCAGACAAAGCATCTGGGAGAAAAGTTCTGACTGAACAGCAGAGGATGACAGTGAAG GCTGGAGATAACAGATACGATGTGGATGAGCCTGAGAGAGGAATAGCTGCTTTTCCATACTCCTTCCTAAG aGAAGATGACCTTTTATATTTAACTTTCATTGAAGATGTAACAAATGAAATTCTTAACCTTGGGCTGTTTTCTAACAG agTTCTGGAACAATTGTTTGAGTGTCatatagaagaaaacaagaaccgTTTGGATGAG AGCAAGATGCGGCACCTGTTGGATGTGCTTAAAGCAGACCTCAGCTGCAGCACTGAGGAAGTCCAGACGGACTGGGAAGCCGTGGACTCGCTGGACCTGGAAGAGTTTAATGTGATGGAAGAGCCTGAGTTGACTAGTAAAAGTCAGAGGCAAAGGAAAGCTACAGAAAGTGAAGAATTCCGTACAACCATGGATTTATTACTAAAGGAACCAAGCACATGCGAATTGCCAGTATGCAGTGAAAATTCAAAGGAGACACGGAGTAAGGATGACTTTTTGGAAGATGTTGCTGAAACGAAGAACGCTGAGGCAGAGTCTCACTCTTACGTGAAATCTGAAGACCCAGACACTTCACCCTCATGTGAGGCAACTTTAAACTTGATTACTTGTGACAGTGATTTGGAAGCCAATAAggaacttgatgatcttgaggAAAACTTTGCAGAGGTCCTTCAGATCTCACATGACTACTCCTAA
- the SPATA7 gene encoding spermatogenesis-associated protein 7 isoform X2 has translation MGVGMESGGGSRRGRVDEYPAVVIPRCGPASPFKGQLSTKSNAFCIDSTRSLTNQYLIRDHMMFHYNRILSAKAVDCSAPRSRLTSIKLADQQRRERLKKKIARCEKEMSVGKNASRSSSRESGRLLSTSFGQSPLEAEDKDSLFPSVQHARYLSRALSPYGEHGLVHSSPVKHTRKHSRNTSNTSNSNSSVSTSSTPRKHSGVSSSCSSNSFVSIGRSQRHQDRNSKVYSGDLLDRHSELFTGSRKPFTPRTLISDAKSVLSEYRYYTPAQRKRKNRCKRHVEAETQTDVISFPTADKASGRKVLTEQQRMTVKAGDNRYDVDEPERGIAAFPYSFLRETLLYSEQPSARTNIEAEEDDLLYLTFIEDVTNEILNLGLFSNRVLEQLFECHIEENKNRLDESKMRHLLDVLKADLSCSTEEVQTDWEAVDSLDLEEFNVMEEPELTSKSQRQRKATESEEFRTTMDLLLKEPSTCELPVCSENSKETRSKDDFLEDVAETKNAEAESHSYVKSEDPDTSPSCEATLNLITCDSDLEANKELDDLEENFAEVLQISHDYS, from the exons ATGGGCGTCGGGATGgagagcggcggcggcagcaggcGGGGCCGAG TGGATGAATACCCAGCTGTGGTCATTCCCAGATGTGGTCCAGCAAGTCCATTTAAAGGACAGTTAAGTACTAAGAGTAATG CTTTCTGTATTGATTCCACACGAAGTCTTACTAACCAGTACCTGATCAGAGATCACATGATGTTTCATTATAACAGAATCCTTTCAGCCAAAG ctgtaGACTGTTCAGCACCCAGAAGTAGGCTGACCAGCATCAAAC TTGCTGAccagcagagaagagagagactgaaaaagaagataGCCAggtgtgaaaaagaaatgagtgtGGGCAAAAATGCCTCACGATCCAGCTCAAGAGAGAGTGGAAGGCTGCTGTCAACCTCTTTTGGACAg agtCCCTTGGAAGCAGAAGACAAAGACAGTCTGTTCCCCTCTGTTCAGCATGCACGGTACCTGTCAAGAGCACTGTCACCTTACGGCGAGCATGGCTTGGTTCACTCCAGTCCAGTAAAACATACCAGAAAACATTCTCGGAATACATCTAACACATCTAACTCAAACTCAAGTGTCAGTACATCGAGTACACCAAGAAAACACTCCGGAGTTTCAAGCAGTTGCTCTTCTAATAGTTTTGTGAGCATTGGTCGTTCCCAGAGGCATCAGGATAGGAACTCCAAAGTATACAGTGGGGATCTTCTAGACAGGCACTCTGAATTATTTACTGGAAGCCGAAAACCTTTTACTCCACGCACCTTAATATCAGATGCTAAATCCGTCCTGTCAGAGTACAGGTATTACACTCCtgctcaaaggaaaaggaaaaaccgCTGCAAGCGGCATGTGGAAGCTGAAACACAGACTGATGTGATCAG CTTTCCAACTGCAGACAAAGCATCTGGGAGAAAAGTTCTGACTGAACAGCAGAGGATGACAGTGAAG GCTGGAGATAACAGATACGATGTGGATGAGCCTGAGAGAGGAATAGCTGCTTTTCCATACTCCTTCCTAAG AGAGACATTGCTGTATTCTGAGCAGCCATCTGCAAGGACGAATATCGAGGCCGA aGAAGATGACCTTTTATATTTAACTTTCATTGAAGATGTAACAAATGAAATTCTTAACCTTGGGCTGTTTTCTAACAG agTTCTGGAACAATTGTTTGAGTGTCatatagaagaaaacaagaaccgTTTGGATGAG AGCAAGATGCGGCACCTGTTGGATGTGCTTAAAGCAGACCTCAGCTGCAGCACTGAGGAAGTCCAGACGGACTGGGAAGCCGTGGACTCGCTGGACCTGGAAGAGTTTAATGTGATGGAAGAGCCTGAGTTGACTAGTAAAAGTCAGAGGCAAAGGAAAGCTACAGAAAGTGAAGAATTCCGTACAACCATGGATTTATTACTAAAGGAACCAAGCACATGCGAATTGCCAGTATGCAGTGAAAATTCAAAGGAGACACGGAGTAAGGATGACTTTTTGGAAGATGTTGCTGAAACGAAGAACGCTGAGGCAGAGTCTCACTCTTACGTGAAATCTGAAGACCCAGACACTTCACCCTCATGTGAGGCAACTTTAAACTTGATTACTTGTGACAGTGATTTGGAAGCCAATAAggaacttgatgatcttgaggAAAACTTTGCAGAGGTCCTTCAGATCTCACATGACTACTCCTAA